TTTTCATTGCCCACACCTTGTCTCAATGCCTTTTCAGGTCTTTTTCTGTAGCAGAAATTTCTTCGAGCTTTCACAGATGGCTGCAGCCTCAATATGAATATTTGATAGCCCTCATATATCTCCCATGAGGATTGTTAAATATTAAAACACTTTCTGGTGGCCATTTTGATTTCTCAGATGCCCCCAAAAAATGAACTTCCTAATTAGACAGAAAGCAGTCACTGTGATGCAATACcatctgtctgtttttttgagGTGCTATTTTCATCTTTTAACGCATAAAATTGTTTGCTGGCCTGGACAGAGCTCAGACTTTGGATCTAAGTGTTTAAATGTACAGTCAACCCCCTTGAATCAGCTGGGAGTTGAGTTACTGCATCTGTGAATGTTCAAATTTTTGGAGAGGGGAtgagagggtttttttttcttttccttttttccattGTAGGAAGTATATGAATTTCCTTTTACCTGTCTTTCAGCGGGATGCCAAAGGACAATACCTGTTTGACCTCATCTGCCACCATCTCAACCTGCTGGAGAAAGATTACTTTGGCATTAGATATGTTGACCCAGACAAGCAAAGAGTAAGTATTACGTTCCTAATCATAAATCAAAATTCTTCATTATGAGTTTGTTTCTGTCATTCGTTTACCTAAGATATCAAATTTATCAATGTTTTCTTGCTGACTTTTTAGAAATCCCAAAAAAAGACATTCTTAACCCATTTCTTATGTTATAATCCGTTAAAATTTGGATGCGTCATTACTGCCTaatttgtaaaaacaaaacaaagaaacacaacaaTGGGACCACAATCCTCATTAATCTGAATACGTCATGCTTGAAACGCACtgaaaaggtttttttgttgCAGCTCTGTGTCCATGTTTGAAGATTTTCTCTGTGAACTAGGTTATGCAGATGACTTAATGTGTTTCTTTGAAATATCTCTATAACTTGTGGACTGAGTTTAGCTGAGCAAATCTCTTATTCTGGAAATCTGTTTTTATGTCTCACAAAAGTAAGTTTTGTATCTAACAGCTTTTCAGACGTAAATCTCAAAAGGTCAAAGGAAATAGGAAAACAGCAAAACAGGCAAACAGTTTAGTTTCTGTTAAGACCatagaaaaaaacaacccagTCCCACAGATATTTTCTCAAAATCACTATCTAATGAGTCTTTCTTCCTCCACATAGATATTAGGGAAGGTGGGAAAACCTACAGCTAAATTATGCAAGCTGGAACAAGTGATTGATATATTTGTCAGAGGAGTTAATGCAGCCCTGGGTGAATTTGCAGGGCTTCAGCTGATTATTTGTTAATTATGCTCTCTTGAGCTGTGAATAGGATTACAAATGCTGTGAAAGTGGAGCGATTTTACAAAAAGGAGAAAGACTAAACACAATCAGTAAATGGCTACAAAGGTAACATTGCATCTTTGTGTTTTACACCTGCTCTGCCATGACTTCAGAGCTTCTATTATTGTCAGTGTCACTATCTGAGTGGCTCATCATGTTCAGCACtctaacaaaaagaaagaacaaacagcCCTTTTCTGATAATTTTCCAAACAGCTTTGTCTCCATCTCCTTCTCTTTGCATGATTGGACTAAGTCTAAATAAACAGAAGGCAAGGAGATGGGAGTAATTCAACTGTGACTTCCAGCTATAGATTACAAGTCATCATCTTCTGCTGCTGAGCAATCGGATGCCCAGACTGACAGTTTGGCAGCTAAAAAGTCTGTGTTCCGAGAGCAGGTCCTTATTTCTTCTTCCCTCCTTTGCAGCACTGGTTGGAGTTTACAAAGTCGATTGCCAAGCAAATGAAGTGTAAGTATTCAACATGTCTGATGTGTTTGTGGTGTAAAACATTAATCAAGTCCACACTCAATAACCATAGGGCCACGCTGAATGTTAGTTTTTATTATTTGCTCTCTGTTTGCAGCCCAGCCTCCATTCACCATGTGTTTGCGTGTCAAGTTTTACCCGCCGGACCCAGCTGCTCTGAGGGAAGAAATCACCAAGTAAGATTTCAAATGGTGTACTGGCTGGGGATTGATGACTGTGATGATGACTTATGTTTACATTTATGGTAATAAATATGAATGTTAGACTGTTAAAACTAATAACGATACCAGAAAGCTGcagctttctctctctctgaatACAAGTTTATGTTTCATTaggcttattttttttttacatatccaGCCGAATTTAACGGAGCTTACTGTAAACATGGTTTGTAATCAGTGTGTCTGAAACAATTAATTTGAAACAAAGATGACGTACATGATTGCAGTCATGTAtttgaaaaaaacttttgaaCTGAATTTGAGGCCAGAAGGAAATCAGCAGCACAAACCAATTTGTGAAAAGTTCAGGCAAAATGTATTGACAAAGGGAAAAGAACCAGTAGGATATCCAGGGCTTATTGGATTCCACAGGACAGGTCAAGTCCAAAAAGAAAGACTTTCTGTGTTGAATGACCAAcaatacacttaaaaaaaacagtttgcaGAGAGGACATGAGAGATAGGAAAGTTTGTTGTATTAACAGTTGACACCACTTTGGAAGATTTTACGATTAGCAGATTTAttggtgacaggtgagggtgtcagtaTTGGGTTTAAAAGGAGCACCCGCCAAAGTCATgcggtttttttttgttgttgttttttttacagtccGTAAGAGTTctagagacagaaaaaaaaaaacttttctaaCTTAGTTGGGGACGGATGACAGTGACACAGAGCAAATCTCAATGGCAGATATAAAAGCAAATCAGTTTTCTGAGCAGGAAGCGACTGCTTTTTTTGAGCTATCACTAATATATGCTTCTTACAGTTTTTAGTTGAAAGATGAATAAAATCACTGTGGCTTAGTAAAGATTCATTAATAATCTATAcattttataaacaaaattAGTTACAAAGGAAAAGTCACAAGGAGATTAAATGATTGCAGAAAGATTTTCATGTGACACTTAAATAGTTCAATCTTGTGCAATTTAAAGTACAGTTTATCTTAAAGATGTGACAAATGATGCCATGTTGAGGATGTATAAATCCAATATAATTTCATAAGTGTATTAAAGCCCAGCAGAGTGAGCCTGTGTGCAGTGGGGTTTTAAGAATTTCCTTTCCTCATAAGCTGTCACGGAGCTCTCGCCACTGCTGCACTCTGTGTGGCAGCCTTGACAGCTGAACAAACTGCTGTAAGGAGTAAGGCCAAGCACTGCCGAGCACACAGATCCCTGTAAATCACATCCCTCATCTGGTTACCACGCAATGAAATCTCTTCTTTGCAATCTAGCTCTTCTTGATGGAGCAGACCGCCAGCAGGGGGGGGGGctcctccatccatctgttcAGGCTGGAGGCTTTCAAAGACGCAAATAGATACAGTAGCAGATAAATTCAGCCAGATATTTCACAGCTGTTTGGTTTAAAAGAAATTTGACATAGAGACTTTGTCCTTTTTATATACCTTCACATACATACATGATGAGTTGGTAGGACAAGCAgggaataataaagaaaaagctCACAGACACTTACATAAAAATGAACCCAGTGTGTATCTTGCTTGCAATTTACACAACAGACAGCGTGTAATTCATTTCGGTGGCATCACGGTATGCTTTATTGTAAATATGCTTAAGTTTTCATTATGTCTGCATTCACCACAATGCTTTGTGCTGACATACTATTTATTGCTTTGGTGCTTAGAGAGAAGCAGAATCACAGCTGTACGAAATTAATCTTTTACAGGAAAAACTGTGACATAAAGAACTTCTGGATATGTGAAAATTAAATTAGAATCGCTGGACTGCGGGAACTCAACTGTAGCCATATCTTAAATCATTACTTCTAATTCTTAAAATGAATATGTCTTAGCTTCACTTCTGCCTCAAGTtaagctaggaaactgtttaatgtttaattgCACTGGATGGACAGTCATACaatgatttgtttttcttaaatgtAATTCTTAATTTATGATAAATGAGTAGTAAAAAGGCCCCGTAACAGATGTCTTAAAAAGCTTGCCTTTCCCCGCAAATAATTTATAATAGTAAACCTCCAGTCCTCTTAATATTTCTCCACATAACAACTTCAAGGGATGCGTTATGATTAAACTACAAACATCCACACAAAAAGTGGACACACCGTCAATGATAACTCATATCAacgtctctgtttgtctttccacAGATATCTCGTCTTCCTGCAGGTCAAGAGGGACCTCTACCACGGTCGTCTCCTGTGTAAGACATCTGACGCCGCTCTGCTGGCTGCTTACATATTACAAGGTGGGACAGTTGGAAGGTTTTGTTATCAGACAAGGACAACTTTACTTCTATTTCAAATCTGACATTGTTAGAACATGACGAACACTTTTCAGCTGTTTCCCATGCAAGCATGTATGTCTCAATGTGTGAGCACCACGATGAGTGTACAGTAGCAGTTTAGAGATCAAGTACTAGTACCAAACTTATgtgtgataaaataaattcgGATAACAAAGGGTTCATTTAAAAGATTGGCATGTTTTCAAAAGTTGACTCTTTTTAGGGTGTTGGCTCATCAGTATGCAGAGAGTTGAACTGCATTGAAAAACAGTTGTACTGCCTGCCAAGAAGTTATCCTACTAGCATTTTGTCACCCAGCCTCTCCCTGAATTGAACTGTTCTCACTGTGTCCTTACAGTACCTACCAAAAGACAGAGAATCCATATATTGGAAGGCAATAGCTGATATTTTTGTATTCAGTTATTCACAGCTAAATATCATTTGCTGCAACCCTCAGCAGTGCTAAGTACACCAATTTTACAGAGAGGATTGTCTTACTAGATAAGGGAAGGAACAAAAAGAAGTTCAGTTAAATCATTTTCAACGTGAATGAGACTGAAGAAAGGGCAATTAACTCACTTGTTTAAAGACTTGGGAGAAAAGTACAATAGGTCTATGAGTTATAAAGGACCAAAGGATGGTGACTGTCCCAGCCAAACCTTATCTATTATTTTTGCTGGGTAAAAAGGCTATAACTTTCTTCCTTAGGTTGGAGCTGCCTGAGCCTACACTTTTCTTTTCCCATGTGTCTCGTGCTTGTAGGGGCACTCTTTGGCCTCATCGTAGCAGAACAAGTGAATCAGGAATCTTCTATTCTGTACCTTCTATAAATTCAAAATTCCTCCACCATATGTAACTGCAAGTCAGAGAACTGCGTCACAGGCTATATAGAGCTGGTTACAATAGTGCAGAGAATACTGGCAAGTGTTTTTGATGATATAGACACATCACCTGTATGATAAATGCACTgagacaaagtaaaaaaaaacgttaataAGAGATTTAGGAAGAGTTAATTGTTCAGTACACATTTTATGTGCAAGTAACACAAGGCTGCAATGCATTGATACTTAAAATCCTCATCTTTAAAAACTAAATCAGCAAAGCTGTTGAAGACTTAAAATAAATTCCTGTGACTCATACAATCAATTAGTAGGCTCCAACACCTCGATACATCAACTTCTGCCTCATCCAAGATCTGTGGATCCCTGAGTCTAAGATCTCTTTCTAATCAGCCTGAAACTATTAAGATTACAAATTAACTTCAGTttttcatgtgtgtttttaCGAACATGTGCATTAAAACCTTAACTTCCTGCTTTCTGCCTAAGCTGAGAATTACCCCGACACACCAGTACAATGCATTCAGAGATTAACGTAAAATGTTTCTTTGATACAGTAAGTGAAAACAAGCATAACATTTTAGCTTTTCTGTTATAAGAAATCTGACATTCTTTTCAAAATGACCACACATCAACCAAACAGCAACCCACATACCACATATCAGTGTCTGAAGGTAAAAAAGTGTACAGTAATAGTTTATCAGTATCTTTTAGGGTAAAAATCAGACAACAATGAAGGCTGTGTGTGTCTAAAATGTAGTGAAAATTGCCAAAACACTAATTAATTGATAAGTTCAATTCATTATACTTGAAAATAGGTTGGTTCAATGGTCTTAAATCATTAGTAGTCATCCTCAACCTCTCATTTACCGTGTCCTTATATCTCTTTCACATTTTTCCAGCCGAAATTGGTGATTACGACCCCGGAAAACACCCCGAAGGCTACAGTTCCAAGTTCCAGTTCTTCCCCAAGCACTCAGAGAAGCTGGAGCGGCGGATTGCTGATATCCACAAGACTGAACTGATGTAAGGTGACACCTGTCTGGGTCCTAGGTTTTGCAGTTAATTTGAAAGTGAAATTAAAGACGATTGTTTCCAATAAATGGGGCCGCCGTTAGGTGTGAGTAGACACACTGTATTATTTAGAAAACTGCAATCTATCCAGTCTGATCACATCTTTGAAAGGAGTATATTTCTGAGGATATCAAAAAAGAAATTCTCGTTGGTCATCTGGGTGTAAAAACCCGCACTAAAGATTATCATGATGGTCCCCGGCAATGGTTGCATGGAATATCACACTAAGAGCAATAGTCTGGgaggtcacaaaataactcagtAGCTTTAACACAACCCAAGGCCTCTCTCATGTGGTCTAATATTAATGCTCATGAGTCCGCCATCAGGAGAACACTGAACGATAATGGTGTGCATGGCAGGGCTCTGAGAAAAGAGCTACTGTTCTCTAAAAATAACATTCCTGCCCATTTGCAGTTTGATAAACATTATTTTGGACGAGGCAGAAGGAaaagcaaacgtcccaccatccgacacaggtgagctgtcattgatgaccgtaattgcaattattaatgttgcatatgaCACCAGCGTGCAAAAGACGCATGGACTCTGTGGCGAACTCCGCTCCAGCTGGCTGCAgtgacaggtcactgacactgtatttctgcttaatctaacatgtttcagactcgcccCGATTTACATTAATTCCtgtatttttatatttgaaatttcaggggaCTTTGATATTAATTTATTATAGTTGGTTTGcgaggttgtggagttcctctaaaaaaaaaaaggctttaataggctattaaaagaattgttggaatggcgggatatttataaaaaataaaacataccgccattccgacaatgggaggaaaaaaatgttggaatggcgggatgtaaCCCATCTGTCCATGAACTGTCTCAAGATAAAGTGGGTCATGCCTCAAGACAATAACACTCAGCACACATGTTGTTACCTTACTCCAGCACAAGTGTCATAAAAGGACCTTAAACAACTGGTTCATGTGAGGAAATCCATCATCATCTTGAGATTAAGCTGCTCTGTATAGACAAATGGTCAAGGTGACGTACAAGACTGATCAATCGTTTCTGAAAAATGTTTCGAGTTCTCTATGTGAAAACCTGGTAAAGCCGTTGCTCATATTTATGCAGAAATGTAAAATAATTCTAAAAGGTTTACAAACTTCTCAAACACTGCTTGAATTTAGTTATAGCATAACCTCAACATGCTCCTGTGGTGATGTGGAGTTAAAGTAGTGATGAGGAGAGGATgaggattttctttcatttcaacCACAGATATAAAGTTTTTTAGAAGACTTTCAAAAATAATGCCATGAAAAGTTTTGATTATATAGTTTATATAGCTTTTATGGTACTTGCAGGTTTTTTTAAATCCTAATTGATGATTTGTTGGAATTTCTTTGTGGATTTAGTTTGtctcaaagtctttttctttgttcatgTAATGCCAGAATAACTTGGTGTGGTTAAGATCAGGGATCTGCATCGAAACATCTGTTGCAGGACTCTCATATAGACAGTTATCTTATAGATAAATAGTTCTACTTGCAATAAATGTCTATATTTTTGGGATGATTTTCATGCATCTGAACAAATTTGGATGCGTCACTGGTGGTACTTTGTGATGGATAAGAATCTAAAGTGCCAAAAAATGTTGCACTGCACTGTATGTATGCGGTACACACAGAACATTCGTCCCAGGCTGAACGCAGCCACTGGTTGTAGGTTTAATCCTACACTGCCCTCTATTGCTCAGTTCCACCTTTCTCCTTGAATTAAATGTATTGTGTCAGCAAAGGTAAAAGTCCTGTCAAAGTCATTTTATGAAAAAATAGTGATAGTATTAATTCAAAACTATAGAATATGTGACTGAAAGTCacaaaaaaattgcagaaaagtACGTGTCATATTCTGCCAGGATGCCAAGGGTGTGAGTTTGGCAAAGAGATAACAATCATTATTTTCAGAGTGTAAGCAAACAGatacaacagaaaaaacacTGGATAGTGTTGTGGGAAGATTGCAGCCCTTCATGTGGGTGGCTGGAGTTTGAATCCTGACCTcccccctgcatgaaaggtaccacctccagtaggggtccttagtcAAGACACCCTTacgctacctgcctacctgggatatgagtgtaagtcgctttggataaaagcgtctgccaaatgcatgaacataaacataataAGCACTCCACTCAGGCCAACGTGACTCGTACACTAGTTACAGGGAGGATTATTAATAGAAAACAGTATTAAGAACAGACTGATTTgaaatcctttttttcctttggtcAATACAGCAGTTACACTATTTGTCGTTCCGCTGATGTTTTACTTGGAATGACTTCACTAAAAGTGAACGAGTCACCTTTAGTTTTACTCTTCAAACACTGTGAATAGATTAGAATACATAACAGTTAGCAGCCAAAAGACGACCTGATTGAATGAGAAACTTCCAAACTTTTCACAATTTAACTATTtcttctacatgtttttttttttggttttttttcaaagttataCCGAAAATGGCCAATGAGTTTTAAACACTTACCCTAAAAGATAAATGATGAGTTGTGAGAtagttacagacagaagctagCACaggatttattgtttttgtttgttttcagaggTCAGACTCCTGAAACCTCAGAGCTCAACTTCCTCCAGAAAGCCCAGATGTTGGAGACATATGGAGTGGACCCTCATCCATGCAAAGTAGTCTTTTACAGACCTAGTTTACTCAATAAGAAATCATTTTTCCGTTTCTCTTATTGTGTCTTATTAATGCACAAcatttgtaagaaaaaaacgTTTCAATTGTTCTTTTTCTAATTAGGATTAGATGTATGTGTAAATAAAACAATGATTGTGTGCCTCTCAGGATGTGTCTGGGAACCCAGCATTTCTGGCTTTCACTCCTTTTGGATTCACTGTGCTGCAAGGGAACAGAAGGGTTCATTTCCTCAAATGGTGAGCACAGATGAACAAGCTCAACATGATTATCGTATTTGTAAGCAGTACATTACGCTTTGTGTGtataaagaataataaaaagtaCTTGAAGTGTTTTAATTGAGGTTTGTGGgcatttgtttattcatttcagTAAGGCTGAGGTCTGAACTTTGACTGGAcaattgcaacaccttgattcttctctttttcatccattttgttGTAGATTAACTGCCATCCATGTGTTTATTGGCTTATTGATCCAATTTCAGGCAAGATTTAGCTGTTGGATAGACTCTGTGTTTGACTCTGGAATGCTTTGGCTTACAGAGGAGTTTGTAGtcaactcaatgactgcaaggtgttcaggtcctgtggctgcaaaacaagtgCAAATCATCAGCCATCCACCACTGTatttgacagttggtatgaggtgtttgtgctggtatgctgtgtttggtttttgcCCAATGTGCGGCTGTGCATTATgttcaaacatctccactttggtcttgtATGTCCGAAGGATGTCGTTCCAGAAGTTATGTGGTTTATTTCGGATGATTTTTATAGAGAAGAgggttttttctttcaaccctTCCGAACAAGTCATACATTGTACAGTCATTAACTATAATATTTAACCTGCTACCTGTAAAGTCTGAGATGTAGTTTTgaggttttttgcagtttctctgagcattacaTAGTCTAACCTGAGGGTGAACTTGCTGCGACTCCCACTCCTGGGAGGATTATCAGATGTCTTCTAGTTTTTCAAttttgaataatctttctcacagTAGAATGAAGGGACTCCAAATTGTTTAGAAACTGCCTTTTAACCCTTCAGCAACAAATGCTTCTCtcagatcattgctgatgtctttcctcctcagCATTGTATTAACACACACTTGGATGCTACAGATCAGTAAACTGCCAAAAGTCAGCTTTTATTGAGGTGTCTTGTGGAGGCAGTGAAGGTGCACttattttttcacacactgcttcttcattttggcccagttttTGTTCATAAGTGCAACATGTCATGCgttgaggttgtatttacccaaTAATTTTCCCAATTCTAAGAACGAGAaaagatttttatttctttaaggtTTGTCCTGACATGTAAAACTTTCGAAATGAAAGAGACGTACTTTCTTTTACATACGACTGTATTTTGTTGCCATTTCTAATTCAACATCAGCCACAATTAATACTTTGCTGTGTTTGTCCTTTGTCTGTCTCTCActtctttccatgtttttctctcATTCTCTCCATTCTTACTTTATTTTGCCCTTCTCCTTGTGCTCTATCCATCTATATCTCAACCTCAGGGAGGAAGTGACCAAACTCAAGTTCGAAGCAAAGACATTCCACATTTATGCAAATCAGAAAGAGGTATGTACGTTCATTATTAAAGCACTCTCTCCAAGGACATGAGAAGCTCAGGACGTTAAATGAGTTCAGCTTTGTATTTCCCATAAAACACTGGCACCTGTGGCCATGCACTCTATTCCTAAGAAAGAAGTGAACTGGTATTAATTCCAGAAAAAAGTTGTTCTTCAATTTAATCATTAATTGCTTTTCAATCACAAAGTGGTATATTAAAGGCAGTGTTTAAGGGATAGTTGTTGCTCTACAGGGTAAGAGGAAAATTCctgagtgaaacatgttttcatgACTTGAAAGCAACCATAAGACCTGGCTTTGAGGATGATATTAGCCTTTGCAAATGTTATTGCCAATCACTATTACAAAAGTATTGTTAGTATGGAGAAACTCTGAAATATGAGCTAATGTGCTGGATCTGTTTCAGGACAGGAAGATCATACTGACTTACTTTGCACCTACACCAGAGGCCTGTAAGCACCTGTGGAAGTGTGGAGTTGAGAACCAGGCCTTCTATAAGTGAGTAACAGGACCTACAGGAGCCAACATGATTTATCAAATTTGATTTGTATTGTTTTATGATTGTATATATGATGTCTCCCCTTAATCACTCACAGGCTGGAGAAGTCGAGTCAAGTCCGCACTGTGTCCAGTAGTAATCTCTTCTTTAAGGGTAGCCGTTTTAGATACAGGTATGAAATGCCATGAGTGTTTTTGAGGCACAATATAAATGCATTAGACAAAAAAAGTTTCAGACACATTTCCATGACTAGTATCTGTGTGATTGATTGCAGAGCTCTTGCCGTGTTGATTGCAGATCGATATAtaattttcttttctgcttTCTCAGTGGCAAAGTTGCAAAAGAAGTAATGGAACAAAGTGCCAAAATAAAGAGGGACCCCCCTGAGATTCACAGGTCACCACTTTTGAGTTATTGTGCAGTGATAAAACTATATTTCTTAGGTTTGAAGGCGTGCACATTTGTttatgtatgtgttttttttgtctttgtatgTTTGTCCCAGGGCTGGCATGGTGCCCAGTAGGAGCTGTCCATCCATCACTCACGGCCCTCGTCTGACCAGTGTGCCCAGGACCCGGCGGAGAGCTGTGCATATCTCCATAATGGAAGGTAGAAAACACGTAAACACTCCCATACGCACAAACACAAGAGAGAGAGATAATTGGGATGGGAAAAGGAAAAGTTTTCACCATTCTACGGGTACGACTactgtaaaaagtaaaaagtaaaggtTTAAATCACCTCATTAAACCTATTATAGCTGATTATTTTTCATTAGTTTTCTGTCAGATGTTGAAAAATGGGCATCACCTCTGTTAAACGGAAGGGAAGATCTGTTTGTTTCCAACATTTTTGTCTGATAAAACCCCACTGTTCattttaattgaattatttgattagttttatttattttatgagGTGTAGCCTAACACTTCCCGCCATTTATCAATCACTGTTTTATGCATTGATCTATTGTTTGTCCAT
This Odontesthes bonariensis isolate fOdoBon6 chromosome 1, fOdoBon6.hap1, whole genome shotgun sequence DNA region includes the following protein-coding sequences:
- the LOC142378888 gene encoding FERM domain-containing protein 5-like, translated to MLSRLMSSSIRSLDRECNCTVRLLDDSEYTCTIQRDAKGQYLFDLICHHLNLLEKDYFGIRYVDPDKQRHWLEFTKSIAKQMKSQPPFTMCLRVKFYPPDPAALREEITKYLVFLQVKRDLYHGRLLCKTSDAALLAAYILQAEIGDYDPGKHPEGYSSKFQFFPKHSEKLERRIADIHKTELIGQTPETSELNFLQKAQMLETYGVDPHPCKDVSGNPAFLAFTPFGFTVLQGNRRVHFLKWEEVTKLKFEAKTFHIYANQKEDRKIILTYFAPTPEACKHLWKCGVENQAFYKLEKSSQVRTVSSSNLFFKGSRFRYSGKVAKEVMEQSAKIKRDPPEIHRAGMVPSRSCPSITHGPRLTSVPRTRRRAVHISIMEGLESLRDSAHSTPVRSVSHGDSFMPSRGQMVDGSEASTSAVISDEAYSPSDSVLPSPVAEHGMEMPLARHLNGAPCSIDEEKESEAGALKKGQAAEFGPRGRALGVVRSRPSPPSDVEELNKFILSVLRLLLVTIGLLFALLLLLIMLTESDLDIAFLRDIRKTPEFQQFHFEYFCPLRRWFACKLRWMGGFLVSK